The following are from one region of the Lytechinus variegatus isolate NC3 chromosome 4, Lvar_3.0, whole genome shotgun sequence genome:
- the LOC121412751 gene encoding uncharacterized protein LOC121412751: MFDNVKRITIQVRRTTRCDVIHRIHLPSAIEFTIQTHEHEYYPASLHDDPTSLLNALRKVSSQLVKVTFRDLNIGNNKTERMIQAFRSSDDLKHVRTLRFIRCGTDERLDHSSIDSDDEHRIKVEIVRGKPVG; the protein is encoded by the exons ATGTTTGACAATGTGAAGAGGATCACGATACAGGTACGGCGCACGACCAGATGTGACGTCATCCACAGGATCCATCTACCATCAGCGATTGAGTTCACCATTCAAACACATGAGCATGAGTATTACCCGGCTTCTCTCCACGATGATCCCACTTCACTACTCAATGCACTTCGCAAAGTCTCATCTCAGCTTGTCAAGGTCACATTCAGAGATCTGAACATCGGCAACAATAAGACCGAACGAATGATTCAAGCTTTCAGATCATCGGACGACCTCAAACATGTGAGGACCCTAAG ATTCATACGATGTGGGACTGATGAGAGATTGGATCATTCTAGTATTGATTCCGATGATGAACATAGAATAAAGGTGGAGATAGTACGTGGCAAACCAGTTGGGTAA